A part of Scophthalmus maximus strain ysfricsl-2021 chromosome 20, ASM2237912v1, whole genome shotgun sequence genomic DNA contains:
- the zmat5 gene encoding zinc finger matrin-type protein 5, which yields MGRRYYCDYCDRSFQDNMHNRKKHLNGVQHHRAKKAWFDHFRDTAAFLYDEQTKKPCRKFLQKGICDFGPNCRFSHLSEQELFNLKRQVEDETQHREDSQDRLRPGRSVEEWLSRREKRRSALGGKGDLKDKEDSEEGPTESDVPQQLFSIPDLPPSLLPPPPGGWKVKVNTEWG from the exons ATGGGCAGGAGATACTACTGTGACTACTGTGACCGGTCCTTTCAGGACAACAtgcacaacaggaaaaaacaccTGAACGGCGTTCAGCATCACAGAGCTAAAAAGGCCTGGTTCGACCATTTTAGAG ACACAGCAGCCTTTCTATATGACgagcaaacaaagaaaccatgCCGGAAGTTTCTCCAAAAAG gaaTATGTGACTTTGGCCCAAACTGCAGGTTCTCTCACTTGTCTGAACAGGAGCTGTTTAACCTAAAAAGACAGGTGGAAG ATGAAACACAGCACAGAGAGGACTCTCAGGACAGACTGAGGCCTGGGCGAAGTGTAGAAGAATGGCTCTCCAGAAGGGAGAAGAGGCGATCTGCCCTCGGTGGCAAAGG AGATCTAAAAGATAAGGAAGACAGTGAAGAGGGCCCAACAGAAAGTGACGTACCTCAACAGCTTTTCTCCATTCCTGACCTTCCGCCATCacttctacctcctcctccgggCGGATGGAAAGTCAAAGTGAACACTGAATGGGGTTGA
- the LOC118285140 gene encoding cytochrome b-c1 complex subunit 9: MALVKSVYNLLFRRTSTFAVSIIVGAVFFERLFDQGGDAIFEQMNRGKLWKHIKHNYEGKDEE; the protein is encoded by the exons ATGGCGCTGGTCAAGTCCGTCTACAACCTCCTCTTCAGGAGAACGTCCACTTTCGCTGTATCCATCATCGTTGGAGCGGTTTTCTTCGAACGATTATTTGACCAAGGCGGCGACGCGATATTTGAGCAGATGAATCGCGGG AAACTATGGAAACACATCAAACACAATTACGAGGGCAAAGACGAGGAATAG
- the gal3st1b gene encoding galactosylceramide sulfotransferase, with the protein MFGIKGSKCTPVTRGLILWVLLTNIMLVLYCLTNPTQEKLRGSQEDTCHHSMANLSKKNATTPSERTKSQSEECSPTVDIMFMKTHKTASSTVLNILFRFGEKHKLKFAFPDGRNDFFYPSPFRCSQVKDYRPGGCFNIVCNHMRFDPQEVTKLLPPGAVYITILRDPVDLFESSFHYYHRAVPLTWRISGENKLVEFLNNPQAFYSPEAYNSYYLKNLLFFDFGLDNNVEADDPRVTRGIQSVSKHFDLVLIAEYFEESLILLKDKLCWTTEDILYFKLNARKSSSLSQLTPELRAKVLEWNGADWRLYQHFNATLWARVQSYGRERMKLEVNELRRRNAEMEALCIEGGNAVEAQKIQDRRFLPWQPVGESSILGYNMKRDVDPKFRTICEKMLTPELQYLSDLGVSLWLTRLWGWVKDIVFTS; encoded by the exons ATGTTTGGCATCAAAGGAAGTAAGTGCACACCTGTGACGCGAGGGTTGATACTGTGGGTTTTACTGACCAACATCATGCTGGTGCTCTACTGCCTGACGAACCCGACTCAAGAGAAGCTGAG GGGCTCCCAGGAGGATACATGTCATCACAGCATGGCAAACTTATCAAAGAAAAATGCGACCACGCCGTCTGAACGCACCAAGTCCCAGTCAGAGGAGTGCTCCCCCACAGTGGACATCATGTTCATGAAGACCCATAAAACTGCCAGCAGCACTGTGCTAAACATCCTGTTCAGATTTGGAGAGAAGCACAAGCTCAAATTTGCCTTCCCTGATGGGCGCAATGACTTCTTCTACCCATCGCCCTTCCGGTGCTCCCAGGTGAAGGACTACAGGCCCGGAGGGTGTTTCAACATTGTTTGTAACCACATGCGTTTCGACCCGCAAGAAGTGACCAAGCTCCTGCCTCCGGGTGCCGTGTACATCACCATCTTACGTGACCCCGTGGATCTCTTTGAGTCGTCCTTCCATTATTATCACAGAGCAGTTCCTCTCACGTGGAGGATCAGTGGAGAGAACAAACTGGTTGAGTTTCTAAACAATCCTCAGGCCTTCTACAGCCCAGAAGCTTACAACTCATACTACCTAAAAAATCTGCTCTTCTTCGACTTTGGGTTAGACAACAACGTTGAAGCTGATGATCCTCGTGTAACGAGGGGCATTCAGAGCGTATCgaaacattttgatttggtCCTCATTGCAGAGTATTTTGAGGAGTCTCTTATCCTGCTGAAGGATAAACTCTGTTGGACCACAGAGGACATTCTCTATTTTAAACTAAATGCTCGCAAGAGCTCATCTTTATCTCAACTGACCCCTGAGTTGAGAGCCAAAGTGTTGGAGTGGAATGGCGCTGACTGGAGACTCTATCAGCACTTCAATGCGACCTTGTGGGCCAGAGTGCAGTCGtacgggagagagagaatgaaactGGAGGTAAATGAGCTGAGGAGAAGAAATGCTGAGATGGAAGCCCTCTGCATCGAGGGAGGAAATGCAGTCGAAGCCCAAAAGATTCAGGACAGACGCTTCTTGCCGTGGCAGCCAGTCGGGGAATCTTCCATCCTGGGGTACAACATGAAGAGAGATGTTGACCCCAAATTTAGGacaatttgtgaaaaaatgcTCACACCTGAATTACAGTACTTATCAGACTTGGGTGTAAGCCTTTGGCTTACTCGACTGTGGGGTTGGGTAAAAGATATTGTTTTTACAAGTTGA